From one Lycium barbarum isolate Lr01 chromosome 6, ASM1917538v2, whole genome shotgun sequence genomic stretch:
- the LOC132645370 gene encoding sphingoid long-chain bases kinase 1: MQKSGNLVKNNSLRVTTQQSLRRLGLCSQITAAGQHSSPVVFPEKRSKGRNLTRGELSVSNNDPKKEKSVEHRIDIGDEKSDLLGYEVFSGKLVLDKGKAIKNAELEASKEVTNKDAVEAKLTSKAMVWGSSMLRLEDVISVSYCPGLRHFTIHSYPLRRGSGALSCFQKTRKSQKDFRFLASSSEEALQWVNAFADQQCYVNLLAHPLASSKKQASDVVTNEFPPESFVRCKNPPKMLVILNPRSGRGRSSKVFHRKVEPIFKLAGFKLEVVKTTSAGHAKKLASTVDFSRCPDGIICVGGDGIVNEVLNGLLSRDNQKEAISIPIGIIPAGSDNSLVWTVLGVRDPVSAAIAIVKGGLTPTDVFAVEWVQSGRIHFGTTVTYFGFVSDVLELSEKYQKRFGPLRYFVAGFLKFMCLPKYSFEVEYLPALKEATGEGKASVIDMSELYTDIMRRSSKEGLPRPSSLSSIDSIMTPSRMSGADLDTTCSSTEPSEYVRAIDAKSKRLSAGRTGNTTSEPEVIHPQVPHSVTPNWPRTRSKSKTDKGWTGLTAANDPTRSSWANTTTNDKEDISSTMSDPGPIWDTEPRWDTEPHWNMENPIELPGPADDTEDAVRKDIVQKPAEEWVTTKGQFLGVLACNHSCRTVQSLSSQVVAPKAEPDDNTLDLLLVHGSGRLKLIRFFLLLQMGRHLSLPYVEYVKVKAVKVKPGKHSNSSCGIDGELFPVNEQVISSLLPEQCRLIGRAPGNCR; this comes from the exons ATGCAGAAGAGTGGGAATCTtgttaaaaataattctttgaGAGTTACAACTCAGCAGTCTCTACGACGTCTCGGTTTGTGTTCCCAGATTACAGCAGCAGGGCAGCATTCATCTCCTGTTGTTTTCCCTGAAAAACGAAGCAAAGGAAGGAATTTGACGCGTGGAGAACTTAGTGTGAGTAATAATGATCCTAAGAAAGAGAAAAGTGTGGAGCATAGGATTGACATAGGGGATGAGAAATCTGACCTGCTCGGATATGAAGTATTTTCTGGAAAGCTGGTTTTGGACAAGGGAAAGGCAATTAAAAATGCAGAGTTAGAAGCCTCAAAGGAGGTTACTAACAAGGATGCTGTTGAAGCCAAACTTACCAGCAAGGCTATGGTTTGGGGTTCTAGTATGCTGCGTCTAGAAGATGTTATTTCG GTATCATACTGTCCTGGACTCCGGCATTTCACCATCCATTCATATCCCCTGAGAAGAGGTTCTGGTGCtctttcttgttttcaaaaaACTCGAAAAAGTCAGAAGGACTTTCGCTTCTTAGCTTCTTCATCTGAGGAAGCACTTCAATGGGTAAATGCATTTGCAGATCAACAGTGTTATGTGAATTTATTGGCTCATCCTCTGGCTTCATCAAAGAAGCAGGCTTCTGATGTGGTTACTAATGAATTTCCTCCTGAGTCATTTGTACGATGTAAAAATCCTCCTAAAATGCTCGTCATTTTAAACCCAAGGTCTGGCCGTGGTCGTTCAAGTAAAGTATTCCATCGCAAGGTTGAACCTATATTCAAG CTTGCTGGCTTTAAGTTGGAAGTAGTCAAAACCACATCTGCAGGTCATGCCAAGAAACTTGCAAGCACGGTTGACTTCAGCAGATGTCCTGATG GTATTATATGTGTAGGAGGCGATGGAATAGTGAATGAG GTTTTAAACGGGCTACTCAGTAGGGACAACCAGAAAGAAGCAATTTCGATTCCAATTGGAATCATTCCTGCTGGTTCTGATAATTCTTTGGTCTGGACTGTGCTTGGAGTTAGAGATCCAGTGTCCGCTGCCATAGCAATTGTCAAG GGAGGGCTTACACCTACAGATGTATTTGCTGTTGAGTGGGTTCAAAGTGGTAGAATTCACTTTGGAACGACTGTCACCTACTTTGGCTTTGTAAGCGACG TGTTGGAACTATCCGAGAAATACCAGAAGCGGTTTGGTCCATTACGCTACTTTGTTGCTGGTTTCCTCAAATTCATGTGCTTACCAAAGTACAGTTTTGAAGTGGAATATCTTCCAGCACTGAAAGAAGCAACTGGAGAAGGAAAAGCTTCGGTCATTGATATGTCTGAATTGTATACAGACATTATGAGAAGGTCAAGCAAGGAAGGGCTTCCCAGACCCTCTAGCTTATCAAGTATTGATTCAATAATGACCCCGAGTAGAATGTCTGGAGCAGACTTGGATACTACATGTAGTAGCACTGAGCCATCAGAATATGTGCGAGCCATTGATGCAAAATCTAAGCGTTTGTCTGCTGGACGGACTGGCAACACAACTTCTGAACCGGAAGTTATCCATCCTCAAGTTCCACATTCAGTAACCCCGAATTGGCCCAGGACTAGGTCCAAATCAAAAACAGATAAAGGATGGACGGGGTTGACTGCTGCAAATGACCCCACTAGATCTTCTTGGGCAAATACAACTACAAATGATAAAGAGGATATCTCATCAACAATGTCGGACCCGGGCCCAATTTGGGATACAGAACCAAGATGGGACACAGAACCTCATTGGAATATGGAAAATCCTATTGAATTGCCTGGACCAGCAGACGACACTGAAGATGCTGTGCGGAAGGATATTGTCCAGAAGCCTGCTGAAGAATGGGTGACTACCAAAGGTCAATTTCTTGGTGTCCTGGCATGCAATCATTCATGCAGAACTGTTCAAAGCTTAAGTTCACAGGTTGTGGCCCCAAAAGCAGAGCCTGATGATAACACGTTAGATCTGTTGTTGGTCCATGGAAGTGGAAGACTGAAGCTTATAAGGTTCTTCTTGCTTCTGCAAATGGGCCGGCACCTTTCCCTCCCATACGTTGAATATGTCAAG GTTAAAGCAGTAAAGGTTAAGCCCGGGAAGCACTCTAACAGTAGCTGTGGTATTGATGGTGAACTTTTCCCAGTAAACGAGCAAGTGATTTCGTCCTTGCTTCCAGAACAGTGCAGGCTTATTGGTCGCGCCCCAGGTAATTGCAGGTGA